The Frankiales bacterium genome has a window encoding:
- a CDS encoding aminodeoxychorismate/anthranilate synthase component II yields MSARILVVDNYDSFVFNLVQYLGQLGAQVDVRRNDAVTPDEGRAYDGVLLSPGPGTPAQAGVCLAMVRELAGQVPLFGVCLGHQAIAEAYGATVGRAPELLHGKTSLVHHDGLGVFAGLPDPFTATRYHSLAVEPATVPAELEVTARTDSGVMMGLRHRTHAVEGVQFHPESVLTEGGHRMLANWLGACGDAEAVARSAGLAPVVGR; encoded by the coding sequence GTGAGCGCCCGCATCCTCGTCGTCGACAACTACGACTCGTTCGTCTTCAACCTCGTGCAGTACCTCGGCCAGCTCGGCGCGCAGGTGGACGTGCGGCGCAACGACGCGGTGACACCCGACGAGGGGCGCGCCTACGACGGCGTGCTGCTCTCCCCCGGCCCCGGCACCCCGGCGCAGGCGGGCGTGTGCCTGGCGATGGTCCGCGAGCTGGCCGGGCAGGTGCCGCTGTTCGGCGTCTGCCTCGGGCACCAGGCGATCGCCGAGGCGTACGGCGCGACGGTGGGCCGCGCCCCCGAGCTGCTGCACGGCAAGACCAGCCTGGTGCACCACGACGGCCTCGGCGTCTTCGCCGGACTGCCGGACCCGTTCACGGCGACCCGCTACCACTCGCTGGCGGTCGAGCCCGCGACCGTGCCGGCCGAGCTCGAGGTGACCGCCCGCACCGACTCCGGCGTCATGATGGGCCTGCGCCACCGCACGCACGCCGTCGAGGGCGTGCAGTTCCACCCCGAGAGCGTGCTCACCGAGGGCGGGCACCGCATGCTCGCCAACTGGCTCGGTGCCTGCGGCGACGCCGAGGCCGTCGCCCGCAGCGCGGGCCTGGCCCCGGTCGTCGGCCGCTGA
- a CDS encoding class E sortase → MSRRTRGRAGSRGGSSRPGYPSPARPPARRPASAPYRGHVHDPAVDPDAPATGVPASDADGASGPGAPSSRGRAVVRGLGEVLITVGVLLLLLVVYQLWWTNVTSAQAIAVARDQITAGWRQAGHAPAPASSASPDPSAVTPPVIGTGFALLYIPRLHDKVWGLPILQGTGRDVLAQGAGHYTVTSMPGQVGNFAIAAHRSTHDEPFANFPDLRAGDKVYVQTRTTWYVYTLTHDDPGLSPSDVWVVDPVPGKPGATPTERLLTMTTCTPRYGSTGRWAWWGTLSATSPTDQPPPDGIDPAA, encoded by the coding sequence ATGTCGCGGCGGACCCGGGGTCGCGCCGGCTCTCGCGGCGGTTCGTCCCGACCAGGGTACCCGTCGCCGGCCCGTCCCCCGGCCCGGCGGCCGGCGTCGGCCCCGTACCGTGGTCACGTGCACGATCCCGCCGTCGACCCGGACGCCCCGGCCACCGGCGTGCCGGCGTCCGACGCGGACGGGGCGAGCGGGCCCGGGGCGCCGTCCTCGCGCGGCCGCGCCGTGGTGCGCGGGCTCGGCGAGGTGCTCATCACCGTCGGGGTGCTGCTGCTGCTCCTCGTCGTGTACCAGCTGTGGTGGACCAACGTCACCAGCGCGCAGGCGATCGCGGTCGCGCGCGACCAGATCACCGCGGGCTGGCGGCAGGCCGGGCACGCCCCGGCCCCCGCCTCCTCCGCCTCCCCCGATCCGTCAGCGGTGACGCCCCCGGTGATCGGCACCGGGTTCGCCCTGCTCTACATCCCCCGGCTGCACGACAAGGTGTGGGGCCTGCCAATCCTGCAGGGCACCGGCCGCGACGTGCTCGCGCAGGGCGCCGGCCACTACACGGTGACCTCGATGCCCGGGCAGGTGGGCAACTTCGCCATCGCGGCGCACCGCTCGACGCACGACGAGCCGTTCGCGAACTTCCCGGACCTGCGCGCCGGCGACAAGGTCTACGTGCAGACCCGCACCACGTGGTACGTCTACACGCTCACCCACGACGACCCGGGGCTCTCGCCCAGCGACGTGTGGGTGGTCGACCCGGTGCCGGGCAAGCCCGGGGCCACCCCGACGGAGCGGCTCCTCACGATGACCACCTGCACCCCGCGCTACGGGTCCACCGGGCGCTGGGCCTGGTGGGGCACGCTGAGCGCCACCAGCCCGACCGACCAGCCACCCCCGGACGGGATCGACCCGGCGGCCTGA
- a CDS encoding cell division protein CrgA has product MPESRVRRKKNYTPPSTAPAPQRFGSASWWAPVMVTFFVLGLAWIVVYYIAPDLPPWSLLGWWNVVVGFALIIVGFAMSTRWR; this is encoded by the coding sequence GTGCCCGAGTCCCGGGTCCGACGCAAGAAGAACTACACCCCGCCCTCCACCGCGCCCGCGCCGCAGAGGTTCGGCTCGGCGTCCTGGTGGGCCCCGGTCATGGTCACGTTCTTCGTCCTGGGCCTGGCCTGGATCGTCGTCTACTACATCGCCCCGGACCTGCCGCCGTGGAGCCTGCTCGGCTGGTGGAACGTCGTCGTCGGCTTCGCGCTCATCATCGTGGGCTTCGCGATGTCGACCCGCTGGCGCTGA
- a CDS encoding acetyl-CoA C-acyltransferase, whose product MSQRDAVIVEAVRTPVGVGKPGKSLSGVHPGDLSAHVLSHLVERAGVDPALVDDVIWGAVSQVGEQGANIARNSVLAAGFPESVPGTTLDRQCGSSQQAVHFAAAGLVAGQYDVVVAGGVESMSRVPMFSNMVGGDGPFPSRMLARYGDTLVPQGISAEMIAERWSLSRQELDEIALASHERAAAATDGGLFADEIVPVGEVAADEGIRRETSLEKLASLRPAFREDGVVTAGNSSQISDGSAALLLMTSERARELGLTPIARIHTAVLAGVDPVIMLTGPIPATAKALERSGLALSDIGAFEVNEAFASVLAAWYAETGADPKLTNARGGAIALGHPLGGSGARLMTTLVHRMRQDGIRYGLQTMCEGGGMANATILELL is encoded by the coding sequence ATGAGCCAGCGCGACGCCGTCATCGTCGAGGCAGTCCGCACGCCGGTCGGCGTCGGCAAGCCCGGCAAGTCACTCTCGGGGGTGCACCCGGGCGACCTGTCCGCCCACGTGCTCTCCCACCTCGTGGAGCGGGCCGGGGTCGACCCCGCGCTGGTCGACGACGTCATCTGGGGCGCGGTGTCGCAGGTGGGCGAGCAGGGCGCGAACATCGCGCGCAACTCGGTGCTCGCGGCCGGCTTCCCGGAGTCCGTGCCCGGCACCACGCTGGACCGGCAGTGCGGCTCGAGCCAGCAGGCCGTGCACTTCGCCGCGGCCGGGCTCGTCGCCGGGCAGTACGACGTGGTGGTGGCCGGCGGGGTCGAGTCGATGTCGCGCGTGCCCATGTTCTCCAACATGGTCGGCGGCGACGGGCCGTTCCCGTCGCGGATGCTGGCGCGCTACGGCGACACCCTGGTGCCGCAGGGAATCTCGGCCGAGATGATCGCCGAGCGCTGGTCGCTCTCGCGCCAGGAGCTCGACGAGATCGCCCTCGCCTCCCACGAGCGCGCGGCCGCGGCCACCGACGGCGGGCTGTTCGCCGACGAGATCGTGCCCGTCGGCGAGGTCGCCGCCGACGAGGGGATCCGCCGGGAGACCTCGCTGGAGAAGCTGGCCTCGCTGCGCCCGGCCTTCCGCGAGGACGGCGTGGTGACCGCCGGGAACTCCTCGCAGATCTCCGACGGCTCGGCCGCGCTGCTGCTCATGACCTCCGAGCGCGCCCGCGAGCTCGGCCTCACGCCGATCGCCCGCATCCACACCGCGGTGCTCGCCGGCGTCGACCCGGTGATCATGCTCACCGGCCCCATCCCGGCCACGGCCAAGGCGCTCGAGCGCTCCGGCCTCGCGCTGTCCGACATCGGCGCGTTCGAGGTCAACGAGGCCTTCGCCTCGGTGCTGGCCGCGTGGTACGCCGAGACCGGCGCGGACCCCAAGCTCACCAACGCCCGCGGCGGCGCCATCGCGCTCGGGCACCCGCTCGGCGGCTCCGGCGCCCGGCTCATGACGACCCTGGTGCACCGCATGCGCCAGGACGGCATCCGCTACGGCCTGCAGACCATGTGCGAGGGCGGCGGGATGGCCAACGCGACGATCCTCGAGCTGCTCTGA
- a CDS encoding rhomboid family intramembrane serine protease — protein sequence MSTPEPTGPADTPVPVCYRHPGRETYIRCTRCERPICPDCMISASVGFQCPECVAEGRAEVRPVVTRLGARAVARPYVTFTLIALNVAVYALTLAAPTDPSTGLDTATADYSLWPFGVALYDQYYRLLTAMFLHGSLTHIAFNMLALWIIGPQLELLLGHVRYGVLYLVAGLGGSVASFWFSPPNIVGVGASGAIFGLMGAAVVVARKLDLDLRPFLWIIVLNVVIGFVLPSIDWRAHLGGLVTGAVLGGLFAYAPARIRVPVQVAGVALVLALLVVATLQRDAAITAQFAGILGGVTGP from the coding sequence GTGTCGACGCCTGAGCCGACCGGCCCCGCGGACACGCCCGTCCCGGTCTGCTACCGGCACCCGGGGCGCGAGACCTACATCCGGTGCACCCGCTGCGAGCGGCCGATCTGCCCGGACTGCATGATCAGCGCCTCCGTGGGCTTCCAGTGCCCGGAGTGCGTGGCCGAGGGCCGGGCCGAGGTGCGCCCAGTCGTCACCCGGCTCGGCGCGCGCGCGGTGGCCCGGCCCTACGTCACCTTCACGCTCATCGCGCTCAACGTCGCCGTCTACGCGCTCACCCTGGCCGCGCCCACCGACCCCTCGACCGGCCTGGACACCGCCACGGCCGACTACTCGCTGTGGCCCTTCGGCGTCGCCCTCTACGACCAGTACTACCGGCTGCTGACGGCGATGTTCCTGCACGGCAGCCTCACCCACATCGCCTTCAACATGCTGGCGCTGTGGATCATCGGTCCTCAGCTCGAGCTGCTGCTCGGCCACGTGCGCTACGGCGTGCTCTACCTCGTCGCCGGCCTCGGCGGCTCGGTGGCCTCGTTCTGGTTCTCGCCGCCCAACATCGTGGGCGTGGGCGCCAGCGGGGCGATCTTCGGCCTCATGGGCGCGGCCGTCGTCGTGGCGCGCAAGCTCGACCTCGACCTGCGCCCGTTCCTGTGGATCATCGTGCTCAACGTCGTCATCGGGTTCGTGCTGCCGAGCATCGACTGGCGCGCCCACCTCGGCGGCCTGGTGACCGGGGCCGTGCTCGGCGGCCTGTTCGCCTACGCGCCCGCGCGCATCCGCGTGCCGGTGCAGGTGGCAGGCGTCGCGCTCGTGCTGGCGCTGCTCGTCGTCGCCACGCTGCAGCGCGACGCCGCGATCACCGCGCAGTTCGCCGGGATCCTCGGCGGCGTGACCGGCCCCTGA
- a CDS encoding peptidylprolyl isomerase — MTTYATLHTNHGDIRLELFPNHAPKTVRNFVGLADGSQEWRDPRTGAASTAPLYDGVVFHRVISGFMIQGGDPLGTGTGGPGYTFADEIHPELQFDRPYLLAMANAGPGTNGSQFFITVVPTPHLNRKHTIFGEVADAPSRAVVDAIAAVPTGAMDRPKEPVVISSVTVESVDA; from the coding sequence GTGACCACCTACGCGACGCTGCACACCAACCACGGCGACATCCGACTCGAGCTGTTCCCGAACCACGCGCCCAAGACGGTGCGCAACTTCGTCGGTCTCGCCGACGGCTCGCAGGAGTGGCGCGACCCGCGCACCGGCGCGGCGTCCACCGCCCCGCTCTACGACGGCGTGGTCTTCCACCGGGTGATCTCCGGCTTCATGATCCAGGGCGGCGACCCGCTCGGCACCGGCACCGGCGGCCCGGGCTACACCTTCGCCGACGAGATCCACCCCGAGCTCCAGTTCGACCGGCCCTACCTGCTCGCGATGGCCAACGCCGGGCCGGGCACCAACGGCTCGCAGTTCTTCATCACCGTGGTGCCCACGCCGCACCTCAACCGCAAGCACACGATCTTCGGCGAGGTGGCCGACGCCCCGAGCCGGGCCGTCGTCGACGCGATCGCCGCGGTGCCCACCGGTGCGATGGACCGGCCCAAGGAGCCGGTGGTCATCTCGAGCGTCACGGTCGAGAGTGTCGACGCCTGA
- a CDS encoding alpha/beta fold hydrolase — translation MPTREPVALWASTSLGVVALQVSVPAVPTGSVAVLVPALGYESSTSHRTLRALAEGLAEAGHLAVRVDLPGTGDAGGETGRATPEQLAAALAEVLAALRAAGAERLSLVGLRAGAAIAELAAGREPVDALVLWAAAAGRRYRRELSLIGTPVPDGVGLPEGSVVVGGWTFPAPMLEGLAALDLAALAPAGVAHALVLDRDDVHPQDALADALRATGADVEHRATPGHDRFLDRPSEDAEVGVEAVDAILAWFARAEPAVPADPGVEPPGEPVARIPWAGGEVVEEAVALGEHRLAAVLTHGPARSRDVLLLLDSGSDPRHGPGRAWVEFARELALRGQDVVRVDFRGWGESPHLDAASGRPYDEHHGEDAREAAAALRRAGYERVVLSGLCAGAWVSLDVARREPTDAVLALNAQLYWQRGDPIEALMSTTRERRRDEIADIRRRCAAGEWDRADEAGQRPPAGVWLDELAERRVPVSLVFAEGDDGVEYLRDRLGRRTALLEARGSLRVREVPGVDHSMTRVWLRPQVLDVLAEELAGLLARD, via the coding sequence ATGCCGACCCGCGAGCCCGTGGCCCTGTGGGCGAGCACGTCGCTCGGCGTCGTGGCGCTCCAGGTGTCCGTGCCGGCAGTGCCCACCGGCTCGGTGGCGGTGCTCGTGCCCGCGCTGGGCTACGAGTCCTCGACGTCGCACCGCACGCTGCGCGCGCTGGCCGAGGGCCTGGCCGAGGCCGGGCACCTCGCGGTGCGCGTCGACCTCCCGGGCACCGGCGACGCCGGCGGGGAGACCGGACGCGCCACCCCCGAGCAGCTCGCCGCCGCCCTGGCCGAGGTGCTCGCCGCCCTGCGGGCGGCCGGGGCCGAGCGGCTCTCGCTCGTGGGGCTGCGCGCGGGCGCCGCGATCGCGGAGCTCGCCGCGGGTCGCGAGCCGGTGGACGCCCTCGTGCTCTGGGCGGCCGCGGCCGGTCGCCGCTACCGGCGCGAGCTGTCGCTCATCGGCACCCCGGTGCCCGACGGCGTCGGCCTGCCCGAGGGCTCGGTGGTGGTGGGCGGCTGGACCTTCCCCGCCCCGATGCTCGAGGGGCTGGCCGCCCTGGACCTCGCCGCGCTCGCGCCCGCCGGCGTCGCGCACGCCCTCGTGCTCGACCGCGACGACGTCCACCCGCAGGACGCGCTCGCCGACGCGCTGCGCGCCACCGGCGCCGACGTCGAGCACCGGGCGACCCCCGGGCACGACCGGTTCCTCGACCGGCCGAGCGAGGACGCCGAGGTGGGCGTCGAGGCGGTGGACGCGATCCTGGCCTGGTTCGCCCGGGCGGAGCCCGCGGTGCCCGCCGACCCCGGCGTCGAGCCGCCCGGCGAGCCCGTGGCGCGGATCCCGTGGGCAGGCGGCGAGGTGGTCGAGGAGGCCGTGGCGCTGGGCGAGCACCGGCTGGCCGCTGTGCTCACCCACGGGCCGGCCCGCTCGCGCGACGTGCTCCTGCTGCTCGACAGCGGGTCCGACCCGCGCCACGGCCCGGGTCGCGCCTGGGTGGAGTTCGCCCGCGAGCTCGCGCTGCGCGGGCAGGACGTCGTCCGGGTGGACTTCCGCGGGTGGGGCGAGAGCCCGCACCTCGATGCCGCCAGCGGCCGCCCCTACGACGAGCACCACGGCGAGGACGCCCGGGAGGCGGCCGCGGCGCTGCGCCGGGCGGGCTACGAGCGGGTGGTGCTCTCCGGCCTGTGCGCCGGCGCCTGGGTCTCGCTCGACGTGGCCCGCCGCGAGCCCACGGACGCCGTGCTGGCGCTCAACGCGCAGCTGTACTGGCAGCGCGGCGACCCGATCGAGGCCCTCATGTCCACGACGCGCGAGCGGCGTCGCGACGAGATCGCCGACATCCGGCGCCGCTGCGCGGCTGGGGAGTGGGACCGCGCCGACGAGGCCGGGCAGCGGCCGCCGGCCGGGGTCTGGCTCGACGAGCTCGCCGAGCGGCGCGTGCCGGTCAGCCTGGTCTTCGCCGAGGGCGACGACGGCGTGGAGTACCTGCGCGACCGGCTCGGCCGGCGCACCGCGCTGCTCGAGGCGCGCGGCTCGCTGCGCGTGCGCGAGGTGCCCGGCGTCGACCACAGCATGACCCGCGTGTGGCTGCGCCCGCAGGTGCTCGACGTCCTCGCCGAGGAGCTCGCCGGGCTGCTCGCGCGCGACTGA
- the gyrA gene encoding DNA gyrase subunit A: MPDDIDTTTGSEEFSPRIEAVDLQVEMQRSYMDYAMSVIVSRALPDVRDGLKPVHRRVLYAMFDGGYRPDRQFSKCSRIVGDVMGQYHPHGDSSIYDTLVRLAQPWSLRYPLVSGQGNFGSPGNDPAAAMRYTEARMAPLAMEMVRDIDEETVDFAPNYDGRTQEPVILPSRFPNLLVNGSAGIAVGMATNIPPHNLGEVAEGAQWALAHPDASREELLEALLERIKGPDFPTGGLIVGRKGIEDAYRTGRGSVMMRAAVEVEEDHRGRTMLVVTELPYQVNPDNLLLRIAELANEGKIAGISDVRDDSSSRTGMRLVVELKRDAVAKVVLNNLFKHTALQDNFSCNMIALVDGVPRMLTLDGFVRHWLAHQIEVIQRRTRYRLRKAEERAHILLGYLKALDALDEVIALIRASETVDDARTGLMALLEVDEVQATAILDMQLRRLAALERQKIIDEYDELQARIADYNDILASEARQRSIVSEELAEITSKYADERRSTIIPWDGEVTDEDLIAEDDVVVTITRGGYAKRTRTDLYRAQRRGGKGVRGASLRSDDVVEHFFVTTTHHYLLFFTNKGRVYRAKAYELPDSGRDAKGQHVANLLAFQPEEQIAQVLDVRDYEQAAYLVLATREGMVKKTRLAEFDSNRSGGVIAINLHDGDELISAQLVDDDSDLLLVSRKGMSARFTADDATLRPMGRATSGVIGMRFREGDELLAMDTVVPGSYVVTVTDGGYAKRTPVDEWTPKGRGIYGVIAMKLVEQRGSLVGALVAAEDDEVYAIAADGVVIRTRVAEIRATGRDTMGVSLMDVGADNAIVAVARGEAGDDDDADGDEPVDGAPGGADAGDAGDAPGSSAVPEAAASGDSVTVNDEVSDPEAGTHPGTEG, encoded by the coding sequence ATGCCTGACGACATCGACACCACCACCGGGTCCGAGGAGTTCAGCCCCCGGATCGAGGCGGTCGACCTCCAGGTCGAGATGCAGCGCTCCTACATGGACTACGCCATGTCGGTCATCGTGTCGCGCGCGCTGCCCGACGTCCGCGACGGCCTCAAGCCGGTGCACCGCCGCGTGCTCTACGCGATGTTCGACGGCGGATACCGCCCCGACCGCCAGTTCTCCAAGTGCTCGCGCATCGTCGGCGACGTCATGGGCCAGTACCACCCGCACGGCGACTCCTCGATCTACGACACCCTCGTGCGCCTCGCCCAGCCGTGGTCGCTGCGCTACCCGCTCGTCTCCGGCCAGGGCAACTTCGGCTCGCCGGGCAACGACCCCGCCGCGGCCATGCGCTACACCGAGGCGCGCATGGCGCCGCTGGCGATGGAGATGGTGCGCGACATCGACGAGGAGACCGTCGACTTCGCCCCCAACTACGACGGGCGCACGCAGGAGCCGGTGATCCTCCCGAGCCGGTTCCCCAACCTGCTCGTCAACGGCAGCGCCGGCATCGCGGTGGGCATGGCCACCAACATCCCGCCGCACAACCTCGGCGAGGTGGCCGAGGGCGCGCAGTGGGCGCTGGCCCACCCGGACGCGAGCCGCGAGGAGCTGCTCGAGGCGCTGCTCGAGCGGATCAAGGGTCCGGACTTCCCCACCGGCGGGCTCATCGTGGGCCGCAAGGGGATCGAGGACGCCTACCGCACCGGTCGCGGCTCGGTCATGATGCGCGCCGCGGTCGAGGTCGAGGAGGACCACCGCGGCCGCACGATGCTCGTCGTCACCGAGCTGCCCTACCAGGTCAACCCCGACAACCTCCTGCTCCGCATCGCCGAGCTCGCCAACGAGGGCAAGATCGCCGGCATCTCCGACGTGCGCGACGACTCCTCCTCGCGCACCGGCATGCGCCTGGTGGTCGAGCTCAAGCGCGACGCCGTGGCGAAGGTGGTGCTCAACAACCTCTTCAAGCACACGGCGCTGCAGGACAACTTCTCCTGCAACATGATCGCGCTCGTCGACGGCGTGCCCCGCATGCTCACCCTCGACGGGTTCGTGCGGCACTGGCTCGCCCACCAGATCGAGGTCATCCAGCGACGCACCCGCTACCGCCTGCGCAAGGCCGAGGAGCGCGCGCACATCCTGCTCGGCTACCTCAAGGCGCTCGACGCGCTCGACGAGGTCATCGCGCTCATCCGCGCGAGCGAGACGGTCGACGACGCGCGCACCGGCCTCATGGCGCTGCTCGAGGTCGACGAGGTCCAGGCCACGGCCATCCTCGACATGCAGCTGCGTCGCCTCGCCGCCCTCGAGCGGCAGAAGATCATCGACGAGTACGACGAGCTGCAGGCCCGCATCGCCGACTACAACGACATCCTCGCCAGCGAGGCGCGCCAGCGCAGCATCGTCAGCGAGGAGCTCGCGGAGATCACCTCGAAGTACGCCGACGAGCGGCGCAGCACGATCATCCCGTGGGACGGCGAGGTCACCGACGAGGACCTCATCGCCGAGGACGACGTCGTCGTCACGATCACCCGCGGCGGCTACGCCAAGCGCACCCGCACCGACCTCTACCGGGCGCAGCGCCGCGGCGGCAAGGGCGTGCGCGGCGCGTCGCTGCGCAGCGACGACGTCGTCGAGCACTTCTTCGTCACCACCACCCACCACTACCTGCTCTTCTTCACCAACAAGGGCCGGGTGTACCGCGCGAAGGCCTACGAGCTGCCGGACTCCGGGCGCGACGCCAAGGGCCAGCACGTCGCGAACCTGCTCGCCTTCCAGCCGGAGGAGCAGATCGCGCAGGTGCTCGACGTGCGCGACTACGAGCAGGCCGCCTACCTCGTGCTCGCCACGCGCGAGGGCATGGTCAAGAAGACCCGGCTCGCGGAGTTCGACTCCAACCGCAGCGGCGGCGTGATCGCGATCAACCTGCACGACGGCGACGAGCTCATCAGCGCGCAGCTCGTGGACGACGACTCGGACCTGCTGCTGGTGAGCCGCAAGGGGATGTCGGCGCGGTTCACCGCCGACGACGCCACGCTGCGCCCGATGGGCCGCGCCACGTCCGGCGTCATCGGCATGCGGTTCCGCGAGGGCGACGAGCTGCTCGCCATGGACACCGTGGTGCCGGGGTCCTACGTCGTCACCGTCACCGACGGCGGCTACGCCAAGCGCACGCCCGTCGACGAGTGGACGCCCAAGGGTCGCGGCATCTACGGCGTCATCGCGATGAAGCTCGTGGAGCAGCGCGGCTCGCTGGTGGGCGCGCTCGTGGCCGCCGAGGACGACGAGGTGTACGCGATCGCGGCGGACGGCGTGGTGATCCGCACCCGGGTGGCCGAGATCCGGGCCACCGGCCGCGACACCATGGGCGTCTCGCTCATGGACGTCGGCGCCGACAACGCCATCGTCGCGGTGGCCCGCGGCGAGGCGGGTGACGACGACGACGCCGACGGCGACGAGCCCGTGGACGGCGCCCCCGGCGGGGCCGACGCGGGCGACGCGGGCGACGCGCCCGGGTCTTCGGCGGTCCCCGAGGCTGCGGCGAGCGGGGATTCGGTTACCGTGAACGACGAGGTCTCCGACCCGGAGGCCGGCACGCACCCTGGGACCGAGGGCTAA
- the gyrB gene encoding DNA topoisomerase (ATP-hydrolyzing) subunit B — protein sequence MPAPRPVARPGSSRRPAPRGPDGTAGSAPVRRAHDDRGHCVSYDASNITVLEGLDAVRKRPGMYIGSTGERGLHHLVYEVVDNSVDEALAGYCDHIEVTLLADGGVRVVDNGRGIPVDIHPVEGKPAVEVVLTVLHAGGKFGGGGYAVSGGLHGVGVSVVNALSTRVDVEVRRDGFVHRISFDHGAPVAPLTTGEPTDETGTIVTFWADDTIFETTHYDFTTLARRFQEMAFLNKGLTLTLVDERAPEPATTDLAEAEAEEVEAAPRRISYHYEGGIADFVRHLNATKGPAHQHVIHVESEDTERLISAEVALQWNSGYSESVYTFANTINTIEGGTHEEGFRAALTTLVNKFAREWGVLKEKDANLSGEDIREGLVAIVSVKLGEPQFEGQTKAKLGNTEAKTFVQRLVNDQLGAWFEANPSEGKDIARKAVQAASARIAARKARDLARNRKGLMGGAGLPGKLIDCSSTDPDECEVFIVEGDSAGGSARSGRDPRTQAILPIRGKILNVEKARIDRVLQNNEVQALISAFGTGVHDDFDIAKLRYGKIVLMADADVDGQHITTLLLTLLFRFMRPLVEQGHVFLSQPPLYKIKWQREEPGYAYSDRERDALIKLGLEQGKKLGKDDNVQRYKGLGEMNADELWETTMDPERRVLLQVTIDDAAQADEMFSVLMGEDVESRRAFIQRNARDIRFLDI from the coding sequence ATGCCTGCGCCCCGGCCGGTCGCACGTCCCGGGTCCTCCCGGCGACCGGCCCCTCGGGGCCCGGACGGCACGGCTGGCAGCGCGCCCGTGCGGCGCGCGCACGACGACAGGGGTCACTGCGTGTCCTACGACGCGAGCAACATCACCGTCCTCGAGGGACTCGACGCGGTGCGCAAGCGGCCCGGCATGTACATCGGCTCCACCGGCGAGCGCGGCCTGCACCACCTCGTCTACGAGGTCGTCGACAACTCCGTCGACGAGGCGCTGGCCGGCTACTGCGACCACATCGAGGTCACCCTGCTCGCCGACGGCGGCGTCCGCGTCGTCGACAACGGGCGCGGGATCCCCGTCGACATCCACCCGGTCGAGGGCAAGCCCGCGGTCGAGGTCGTGCTCACCGTGCTGCACGCCGGCGGCAAGTTCGGCGGCGGCGGGTACGCGGTGTCCGGCGGCCTGCACGGCGTCGGCGTCTCGGTGGTCAACGCGCTGTCCACCCGGGTCGACGTCGAGGTGCGCCGCGACGGGTTCGTCCACCGGATCTCGTTCGACCACGGCGCGCCCGTCGCGCCGCTGACCACGGGCGAGCCCACCGACGAGACCGGCACCATCGTCACGTTCTGGGCCGACGACACCATCTTCGAGACCACGCACTACGACTTCACCACGCTCGCGCGCCGCTTCCAGGAGATGGCCTTCCTCAACAAGGGCCTCACCCTCACCCTCGTCGACGAGCGCGCCCCCGAGCCGGCCACGACCGACCTGGCCGAGGCGGAGGCCGAGGAGGTCGAGGCCGCGCCGCGCCGGATCAGCTACCACTACGAGGGCGGCATCGCCGACTTCGTCCGCCACCTCAACGCCACCAAGGGCCCGGCCCACCAGCACGTGATCCACGTGGAGTCCGAGGACACCGAGCGGCTCATCAGCGCGGAGGTCGCGCTGCAGTGGAACAGCGGCTACTCCGAGTCGGTCTACACCTTCGCCAACACGATCAACACGATCGAGGGCGGCACGCACGAGGAGGGCTTCCGCGCGGCGCTCACCACGCTGGTGAACAAGTTCGCGCGCGAGTGGGGCGTGCTCAAGGAGAAGGACGCCAACCTCTCCGGCGAGGACATCCGCGAGGGTCTCGTGGCCATCGTGTCGGTGAAGCTCGGCGAGCCGCAGTTCGAGGGCCAGACCAAGGCGAAGCTCGGCAACACCGAGGCCAAGACCTTCGTGCAGCGGCTGGTCAACGACCAGCTCGGCGCGTGGTTCGAGGCGAACCCCAGCGAGGGCAAGGACATCGCGCGCAAGGCCGTCCAGGCGGCGTCCGCGCGCATCGCCGCGCGCAAGGCGCGCGACCTGGCGCGCAACCGCAAGGGGCTCATGGGTGGTGCCGGCCTGCCCGGCAAGCTCATCGACTGCTCGTCGACCGACCCCGACGAGTGCGAGGTGTTCATCGTCGAGGGCGACTCGGCCGGCGGCTCGGCGCGCAGCGGCCGCGACCCGCGCACGCAGGCGATCCTCCCGATCCGCGGCAAGATCCTCAACGTCGAGAAGGCGCGCATCGACCGCGTCCTCCAGAACAACGAGGTGCAGGCGCTGATCTCCGCGTTCGGCACCGGGGTGCACGACGACTTCGACATCGCCAAGCTGCGCTACGGCAAGATCGTGCTCATGGCCGACGCCGACGTCGACGGCCAGCACATCACCACGCTGCTGCTCACGCTGCTGTTCCGCTTCATGCGGCCCCTGGTCGAGCAGGGCCACGTCTTCCTCTCCCAGCCGCCGCTCTACAAGATCAAGTGGCAGCGCGAGGAGCCGGGCTACGCCTACTCCGACCGCGAGCGCGACGCGCTGATCAAGCTCGGCCTCGAGCAGGGCAAGAAGCTCGGCAAGGACGACAACGTCCAGCGCTACAAGGGCCTCGGCGAGATGAACGCCGACGAGCTGTGGGAGACCACGATGGACCCCGAGCGCCGCGTGCTGCTCCAGGTCACCATCGACGACGCGGCCCAGGCCGACGAGATGTTCAGCGTGCTCATGGGCGAGGACGTCGAGAGCCGGCGCGCGTTCATCCAGCGCAACGCCCGCGACATCCGCTTCCTCGACATCTGA